The genome window ATCCACGAGCGTTTTGCGAACCACCCCGTACACGGCCGGGAAAATCTCCTCAAAGTTCGCCGGGGACACGCGGCCGGTCTCGATGAACTTGACGATGATCTCCTTGGTGACCTGCAACGTTTCCTTGTGCACCTTGTCCATGCTCTCTCCGGTTTACCGCAGGGACGGCGCCCTGGAAAAAAAACCCGTCCATGGGGAATGGCGACCTGCCACGATGGCGGACGACCGGACGGGGAAAAAGGAAGAACCTGCGAAGCCCTCCCCTTTTTGATTTTCACACTGCCCAAAAATTCTCAATACGCCAGAGGCACATGGAATTGCCCGGAAATACGCGGAGCGCGCGGCAAGGGCAAGGAAAAATATTTTTTTGCGGAGGGCGCGTACTTTGCCCGTACGTAACCGGAGCAAAAAAATGTTTTGACGCGGCAATCGCCCGCGATACGCGTATTTCCGGGCAATTCCTAGCCGTTTTCCTGCATCAGGGCCGCGATCTCCTCGCGGATAACCTTGGCGGCGGCGGCGGCGGCCATTTTTTCAAGGCTTTCGTTGAAGTAGCCTTCCGCCAGCCGGGCCCGGATCTCTTCGCAGATCCGTTCCATGACCGGGGAATCCGGGATGAAAAGGCTCTCGAGCTTTGCCCCCACTTTGGCGTTGATAAAGCCTTCCATCATGGCCTCGGAAACCTCTTCGGATTCCAGCACGTCCACGGATTCCTCAAGGCGCTGCAGCCGCTCGTTCAGGGCGGCGAAATCCGCCTCCTCAAGACGGCTCACCCGTTCGGCCAGGGCGGCAACATCCTCGGAAACAGGCATGATGGCCTGATCCGGCACGGGGATGACGTCCGCGA of uncultured delta proteobacterium contains these proteins:
- a CDS encoding conserved hypothetical protein (Evidence 4 : Homologs of previously reported genes of unknown function) — translated: MDKVHKETLQVTKEIIVKFIETGRVSPANFEEIFPAVYGVVRKTLVDSLFSSVPGVTPDDDD